The Periplaneta americana isolate PAMFEO1 chromosome 16, P.americana_PAMFEO1_priV1, whole genome shotgun sequence genome segment ATATTGAagcagtccaaagtattttttaaatgttatattaccagttatatgctaaacattccctacagaaagacagaaaatattaatttcgcaacttctgttcgaacagttgtggagacatcggccatatttaactgttaaacgagttaactgcctgaaatcctacatttaaaattaacaaactgtcaactatctgttaaaccaaactggtgttgaaatcatacaattttattaattaacaaactgtttagagtttaacagtcgttaaattttctaacaatactagGAAAAACCGGCCATTACAGAAGTGAATTTTACAGGTCAATTGTCAATGGCAAAACCACGAGGATACAACTGGAGGGGGGATACTTTCGTCTGGGCTGTTTTGTCCTGATTTTATAGGCATCAGTGAAATATCATTGAGGAAATGTTCTGTTCTTCTAACGTGGTGGTCATGGAGTGTACGAAGACCTACTAATTTCCTGATTATTAACTAATGTAGATCTTCCTTATAAACGTGACGCAGGATCATCGCCGAAATCACtatcatttttctcatcatcaatGATTTCTTCAATCATCATAAGGGTATTTGTCTCATCAATAACCGTGTTCTTCAATCAACTTCTTTTTAATGTGTTCAAAAACTATAATTGCTTCCACAGTTGACGTTTCTTCCCAAATACCAAAAAAATTCACAACCAAGTTAACTACCAGGGCTTGTTTCATTTTGTACAATGCAAAGAATAGTGCACACTCATGCCCAACTTAGACCTTGCAAAATCCGTTCTGTCTCTCGTCGTCAATACCCCCtccctttttcattttttctttctaaaaCAAAAATCAACTTgttccattcaaaagtcagcgaCAAAATCCTGGACCCTGCGTTATGAGATATGAAGACCATAATAgctatttatggtacttgtgaggtaagtgcatctttattgcgcgagtggaaagatttaagcacgaggcgttagccgagtgcttaaattacacgagcgcaatgaagatcacgctcacatgtaccatacgtaattttatccatgaccataacaaaaaattatgttttaagtgttgaaaataagtcctcatatcaTCACAAATCATGGCagggattttagaatcgatacgtgtactagacaggttatgatgtaggaggccatgattaatgaagaatggtatctaaggcgttggataaataacaaattataattaattatataattgtaatatatatatattttttttttcattttaaacgtgtattttcatctttttgaagttacagggattatttagaagtgttcacgggactaatgtgattaaaataatttcacattttacttctgtaaacttaagaggaatattaaaaagtaGTTAATCATTATGtatgtttagctcagttgactaacgtgTGTTGTTATAGAATcctaaaatcctataaacccaacttcgcaggttcaagtctcctcgcctcccaaaaggtaaattattacaaattaaaaacaaaatatatattagatatggatgcaatgcacaaattacgatgtAGTGGATAGAGacaagagaaggagattgagtataTGTTTATTTAAGAAACGGTAATAAAGAAGtggaggtagtgacatctagtaactaatatattaacttcttgaataatagttgaatggaaaagcatacgtgtgtacccgggtactaggaaaatactaatgaactgtgagataaagttcaaactgtgaggtaaagtctttatctcactagtggaataaagtaatgttgaataaaagcctactttacaaacgcaatagtaatatgcgttaccaGACCGGTATGTtggaagttttcatgttcgaggaaaagtttgacaaagcaaaacgtagttgagcttttttaatttccgagaattgaaagaaaacataccgatcgtgtatcgtgcattattttgtgcgaagatcgtttattacatacctgaaagagaaatttcttaataatttgcaatgaaatctccatcttagtttctattcaatgacggcaaatttgcaaaacaaaaatatctatcttcaacattgttgctttaaaatattttctgtgtttactatactccagcaggccgtgatatacgtctcttttttttttcccccagtccataaatgcgaacttaaaacaaacggtaaggttatgtaatgttttatttttcattttaatacttttacaataatatttatacaacatattgcagtaataacatcggcaagtttgttgatttttttcacggctttcttaatgttacttgcatcacgaatgcagtaactttagtggagttgtagagtttacttaatttttgcaaatatttaaaaacaataattaacagtgcaatttaggtgaaattgcagtggtaagtttcctatatatattttattgggttattttacgacgctgtatcaacatataggttatttagcgtctgaatgaaattaaggtgacaataccggtgaaatgagtccggggaccagcaccgaaagttacccagcatttgctcacattgtgttgagggaaaaccccggaaaaaacctcaaccaggtaacttgccccgacctggattcgaacccgggccacctggtttcgcggccagacgcgctgaccgttactccacaggtgtggacattactatattgaacgtctctaaaaataatatgttagaagcctaaagcagtaaaatcaatatgtcacttaagcggtaagaagagggaaattgttatgtgtgttaggttgggaatactgaatgtggaattttaaactttccgcggattggttttgtgcggaaaccaagcaaatacgcacgatctcgcacaaaagtatttagtaGAGACAtgcttttcgttatggtcatggataaaaaaaGATATTCCATACACATCACAACTGAATGATTTCTCTTATGTGTGTGTTAGTGAATGCACATTCAGATATTCCAAGCGCGAAAAAACCTTTCCACAAACTTCACAACTGAACGGCATCTCGCTTGTATGAACACGTGAATGGAATTTCAGATTTTTCCTGTATGCAAAACCTTTTCCACATACATCACAAGTGAACGGTTTCTCTCCTGTGTGAACACGTGAATGCATATTGAGATTATCCCGGCGAGCAAAAtattttccacacacatcacaactgaatggctttACGGCTGAGTGTATGCGTGAATGCATATTAAGATATTCCGGCAGTGTAAAACACTTTTCACATACGTCACACCTGAACGGCTTCGCGATAGTGTGCAAACGTGAATGCCTATTAAGATTTGCAAGGCATGCAAAACACTTGCCACacacatcacaactgaatggcttcaCGGCTCTGTGTACCAGTGAATGCCTTTTCAGATATTGGGAGCGTGAAAAACTGTTTCCACAGACGCCACAACTGAAAGGTTTCACGCCCGAGTGTACGCTCGAATGCAATTCGAGATATTTCGAGTATGAAAAACAAAGTCCACAAAtgtcacaactgaatggcttctcgccagtgTGCATCATTAAATGTGTTTTAAGGTTCGAAGAACTTgataaacactttccacacacgtcACACCTGAATGGTTTCGCGCCTGAGTGTAGGCGTGAATGTCTCTTGAGATTTGCCAAGCGCGAAAAACTCTTTCCACAGACATCACAATTGAACGACCTCTCCTTTTTGTGCACGCGTGAATGCCTCTTCAgacattttgaattccaaaaGCACATTCCAcacacgtcacaactgaatggttTTGTACCCGTATGCACGCTTGAATGTCTCTTGAAATTTTTCAAGAGTGAAAACCTCTTTCCACATACTTCGCAACTGAATGGCCTATCGTCAGTGTGTAATAGTGAATGTCTCTTGAGATATTTCGATATTGAAAACCTCTTTCCAcacacgtcacaactgaatggcttctcgTCCATGTTCAAACACGAATGCTTTTCCAAATCTGCCGACtgagaaaaacactttccacacacatcgcaaTTGAAATTCTTGTCACCTTCGTGTATGAGGTAATGGCTTTTCAGCCTTGCAAATTCAAGAAAGGACATTCCGCAAATGTCACAATCGTATTTTTTGTCGTGGGTATTTTCGTCGTCCACTTGACGAATATTTTCGCTGAATGTTGCAACTCCACTATTATGGCTAACTGCAACACTAAAAATTATAAGTGTCATTAGTGGAAAGAATGTCTAAATCTGCTAAGGAAATCTGTACGCCACAAGCAAACTAATAtaggataattaataataatgttatcttCTCAGTTGTAAACCAAGTCATTAACGTCTTTAGTGGACCTGagtttcgaggaatatcacttttgttgacgccgtacaaaattttattcaatattcttttgagaagattaactccatatgtagatgaaattattggggatcatcagtgtggttttaggcgtaagagatcgattattgatcagattttttgtattccacagatattggagaaaaaatgagagtataagggtacagtacatcagttattcataggtttcaaaaaggcatatgactcggttaagagagaagtttcgtATAACATTGTTATTTCCTGAGTAGATAAAATCAGTCAATGAAAAAGGTGAGTGAACTGTTATCCATTAAATGTGATAAGTTGAAGGCAGGTCTATGCCTTGGTATTTTCTTTGACAGCAGCAACATCAGCTCCACTAGTTGGCAGTTGTAGGAGTGGTAAAGTAGCGGTAGGGCAGGAGTTCGTGATAGAGATAGGATATTATATCATTCGTGTAATTTATGTCTGCAAGGTAAACTGGAGTTTTCGTATAAAAAATAATCACGTTGAAAccacaaaatatatttatgctcgaccatgccgaaatgtagtaattatacacctggtaggggtcatttaatgcatgtcattaaagtacacctattcattaaagttcaggttttcgaatattctcagatatgcaatcgaaagacgagggaaacgtcacggaggctagaaatccaatactgtcgcagaaggttatgtactgttactataataattagcgttaattgtaaataatattcaaataaattcaatttgtcatctcgtttttcaattctaaatcaatttccaagttataccaaaattagttcatgttattctctaaattatatcaaggtcaatgacattattgttcatcggaaaaaatcaatactttcgcccacatctcacaatttacgagcttgcaCAAAGTCACTTCGGCTCTTCAGTGAGATGCAAACGAAATgaatagaaatatggtcgagcataaaaagtcgtatgaaacttgcctataatggtaattaaaatgctcgtatgaaaattatgaaactcgtttgcgctcgtttcataaacaaacatactcgcgtcttagttactatcattataggctcgttgcgtaatgtactattatgctgtCATTATTTCAATAAAGCACTACAGCCAGCAAAAAATTAGGGACTCCTATATTTCACTCACCTCTCAGTTAAGACTTCATTCTCTTCTGCTGTTACTTCCAGTTTGACCTCCTCCTTCACTTGATCCAACTCACAAACCTCTTCCTGTAGGAGAAGTTCATGGAAAACAGACACATAGGACAATAATACACGAAAATCAATGCATGGCAGTTTATATATTCCACAGATTTGAATATAGATCCTACCAATGCACAATTGTTGGCAAAAAACATGACATGGAAATaagtacaaaaaatttaaaacagaatttaTCGATTTTCTATGAATTACGgtgtatttaatacattttatgctcgaccatgccgaaatctagtaattatacacctggtagcagccctttaatgggcctcattaaattacacctattcattaaagttcaggtgctcCACcaattagaaaataccattgtagtaaTACGAAAACGCAggaatcgattattctcgaatatgcaatcgaaagacaactagttcttttactataataattagcgttaattgtaaataatattcaaataaattcaatttatcatctcgtttttcaatgtttaattcaaTTTCTAGGTTTTATCAAGATCAATATTCATTTTActctccagattatatcaaggtcaatgacatttgtttctcggaaaaaatcaatactttcgcatctgcgcacatctcacaatttacgaggtattgcacaaggtcagttccgctcctcagtcagataagaataacatgaatacttatgaataatttcaagttagaaatatggtctagcATAAGAAGTCATATGAAAcgtgactataatggtaattaagacgctcgtatgaaaattatgaaactcgcttgcgctcgtttcataaacatacttgcgtcttaattactaccattataggctcgtggcataatgtactattgcacCACACTGATTCAACTGAGAGTGTAAATGACAATAAGCGTCGTACCAAATTCTAATATGCTCAAAAATGAGTAGCAGAAAATGTCGCTGGCTGAGAACCAGTTTGTTCTATCTCCATTTCTTTAGGTTCTGGGAAATTGATTTTAAAAGTTTCACTTATAGTTTAACACGCAAgaacaaatatattatatatttcttcataTCATAGAATTTAGAGCACTGAAGACAAATAAATGTataatgtctattattattattattattattattattattattatattattctatctgCATTTGGTGTTTAATATTGtcaaataaacataacatttcacaagttatgtaatgttattttaataataataataataataataataataataattattattattattattattattattattattattattattataatgatgttttattttcgctggcagagttaaagccataaggccttctcttccactcaaccagccttaatcaatacaatacatatttaaat includes the following:
- the LOC138692025 gene encoding zinc finger protein 235-like isoform X1 — its product is MDVIKMEPGSDPMGIQTSGIADVEEKKPLSEEGNLLDLDVTKIKTECVDYKYEVKSEIVFEESAVPVDFPMLKSEPEEEVCELDQVKEEVKLEVTAEENEVLTESVAVSHNSGVATFSENIRQVDDENTHDKKYDCDICGMSFLEFARLKSHYLIHEGDKNFNCDVCGKCFSQSADLEKHSCLNMDEKPFSCDVCGKRFSISKYLKRHSLLHTDDRPFSCEVCGKRFSLLKNFKRHSSVHTGTKPFSCDVCGMCFWNSKCLKRHSRVHKKERSFNCDVCGKSFSRLANLKRHSRLHSGAKPFRCDVCGKCLSSSSNLKTHLMMHTGEKPFSCDICGLCFSYSKYLELHSSVHSGVKPFSCGVCGNSFSRSQYLKRHSLVHRAVKPFSCDVCGKCFACLANLNRHSRLHTIAKPFRCDVCEKCFTLPEYLNMHSRIHSAVKPFSCDVCGKYFARRDNLNMHSRVHTGEKPFTCDVCGKGFAYRKNLKFHSRVHTSEMPFSCEVCGKVFSRLEYLNVHSLTHT